The proteins below are encoded in one region of Apium graveolens cultivar Ventura chromosome 4, ASM990537v1, whole genome shotgun sequence:
- the LOC141720214 gene encoding uncharacterized protein LOC141720214, whose protein sequence is MANMMAQPQIPKLAAINYGNWSIQMKVLLGSYDNWDIVEIGYDEPTDTTAEAALTNAEKMILKETRKKDKKALYTIIQGVDESTFEKILDTKMVSIGDSYGSNSSVRGRGGFRGGYRGGRGRGSYECRAPKVKERSHFAVAKEEKDVGSSMFLTYKGDDEGKKNIWYLDSGASNHMSGHKDLFTEIDETVTAEVTFGDSSKISVKKNHGQLVEKGYNIQMQDNSLIIKNQVRELIADVEMSKNRLFIFNGDDDDGDNQNIEDDGYDDQTPPPSPNQ, encoded by the exons ATGGCAAATATGATGGCGCAACCACAAATCCCGAAATTGGCGGCAATAAATTACGGGAACTGGAGCATACAAATGAAGGTGTTACTCGGTTCCTATGACAATTGGGATATTGTTGAAATCGGGTATGACGAGCCCACAGATACAACCGCTGAAGCAGCCCTTACAAATGCGGAGAAGATGATTTTGAAAGAGACCCGaaaaaaggataaaaaggccTTATATACAATTATTCAAGGTGTTGATGAATCAACCTTTGAAAAAATTTTAGATACAAAAATG GTGTCCATTGGTGATAGTTATGGGAGTAACAGTTCTGTACGTGGTAGAGGTGGCTTTAGAGGTGGCTACCGAGGTGGACGAGGACGTGGAAG TTACGAGTGTAGAGCACCAAAAGTGAAAGAAAGGAGTCATTTTGCAGTAgcaaaagaagaaaaagatgttGGTTCTTCTATGTTCCTCACTTACAAAGGAGACGACGAAGGCAAGAAGAATATTTGGTATCTTGATTCTGGTGCGAGCAATCACATGTCCGGCCATAAAGATTTATTTACGGAGATAGACGAGACAGTCACAGCAGAAGTCACTTTCGGTGATTCTTCAAAAATTTCGGTCAAAAAAAA TCATGGCCAACTTGTGGAGAAAGGATATAATATTCAGATGCAGGATAATTCTCTCATCATCAAAAATCAGGTTCGAGAATTAATTGCAGatgtggagatgtcaaagaatcgCCTGTTCATTTTCAatggtgatgatgatgatggtgataacCAGAACATTGAAGATGACGGATATGATGATCAAACTCCTCCACCAAGTCCAAATCAATAA